Genomic segment of Methylobacterium radiotolerans JCM 2831:
TCCTCAACGGCGATGCACTCGTCGTTGAGACGGCGGATCCGCAGCGGGAGGCTGATGCCGAGGTCGGTCAGTTGCCGGCTGGCTTGGGCGGGAAGGCCGCCCGCCACACATCGTTGAAGTCGGCGACGACCTCGCCGCTTCCGTCTTTAACGACCACGTTGGTAGCGCCCAGATGAAGGCGCATGATCGCGTGGTTCATGGCCGCCTGCTTGCTATCGAACGGCTCGCTCGTCTGAAGCATATGCGCTGGCGGGTTTGCCTGCTGCTCCTTAGTGGCGACGATCCCATGCACGACGGTCCAGGGCATTCTGGCGGCTCTCCTGACATCTTTGTGCGGTTCGATACCGCATAGGTATCGAGCGGATATCCGCTCGAAATCTGGCCCATCTCGGCCAGGCATGCGGCCGAAGTCCAGTCGATCCCTAATGGGACTCGCGCTCGAGCTTCTCGGCGATGGCCTGCAGGATCCACGTGTTACGCGGGAGCTTCACGACGCTGGCCGCCCGGGCTCGCTCGAGCCGGTCGAACAGGTCGCCAGGCGGGAACTTCAGCGGATGCTGCGGGCCCTTCGCGGGCTTGTCTTCCGGCGCCGTGGCGGCGACCGACCCGCCCTTGTTGAGGAAGGCCTCGACGTCATCGGCGGGCTTCGCCGCCGGCCGGGTCGGGCGAGCTGTGAGTGCCATAACTGACCTCCTATGGATGTGCGGCAGATGCCTGCGGGATATCGAACAGGTGTCTGTAGAGGGCGCCGATTTCCTCGACGGCCTTTGGATCCTGCGGGCGCAGCTCTGTGACGGACATCCCCGAGGCTGCGGCATGCGCGAACGCCTTGCGTGTGCCGAGCGAGGCCGGCACGAACTCGAGGCCCGGCTTGCCTTGGATGAGTTCGGCAGCCTCGGCGTTCTCGTTCCCGCGGGCGTCGGCGCGGTTGATGAAGGCGAGGGCGCGGAGGCCCGGGTTTATGACCCGGGCCTCCTCGACCAGTTCGGCCACCTTGTCGAGCGTCCAGACGTCAAACGACCGGGGCGCGAACGGCACCAAGTAGACGTCGCAGATTGAGAGCGCCGCCCGCTGGCTCACGGTATCGCGGCCGCCAGTATCGATGATGACGTGCGCGTGCTTCGGGGCGAGGCGCTGCACGCCGGACCGCACGGCCGCGCCCGTGAGCGCGACGCACGTGTAGCCAGCGCCATCCGGCCGGGAGGC
This window contains:
- a CDS encoding AAA family ATPase, whose amino-acid sequence is MIVVVGGTKGGSGKSTVATNLAIMLAASGQDVLLVDADDQETSTDFTNLREASRPDGAGYTCVALTGAAVRSGVQRLAPKHAHVIIDTGGRDTVSQRAALSICDVYLVPFAPRSFDVWTLDKVAELVEEARVINPGLRALAFINRADARGNENAEAAELIQGKPGLEFVPASLGTRKAFAHAAASGMSVTELRPQDPKAVEEIGALYRHLFDIPQASAAHP